One Dioscorea cayenensis subsp. rotundata cultivar TDr96_F1 chromosome 17, TDr96_F1_v2_PseudoChromosome.rev07_lg8_w22 25.fasta, whole genome shotgun sequence DNA window includes the following coding sequences:
- the LOC120280569 gene encoding probable pectinesterase/pectinesterase inhibitor 34 — protein sequence MDYGRLAPSDPPAPTPPQPKPNPTRPFKFLLVAIAALIFLSVSAILIGVLVRTKANHSDPNSNLNRSPTQAISRTCELTRYPTLCVSSLLDFPGALQAGERDLVHITLNMTFQRVAHALYGASAIAGTNMDALSRAAYDDCMELLDASLDQLSQSLRVVSPTAAAPRLRGASDEDVLTWLSAALTNQDTCNEGLDVVTNKSNVKDQMQGYLRDVAELVSNCLAIFSVASRNQDFSGIPIQNKRRLMGAQTDQEEFFPEWVKAGDRVLLQVPASSITADFVVSKDGNGTYKSIADAVKAAPEYSTRRIVVYVKAGTYFENIKVGRKKTNIMFIGDGKGKTIVSGSRSVAQLYTTFHTATFASTGAGFIMRDMTIQNTAGPGEHQAVALRVGADHAVVYHCNIIGYQDTLYVHSQRQFFRECDIYGTVDFICGNAAVVLQNCSLWARKPMQMQKNTITAQNRKDPNQNTGISIHACRIVATSDLAAERGNYPTYLGRPWKLYSRTVYMMSYIGDHVHPAGWLEWNSTFALNTLYYGEYMNYGPGAAVGKRVTWPGYRVITVAAEAMKFTVGQFISGSSWLPPTGVSFLAGLSL from the exons ATGGACTACGGAAGGCTCGCTCCATCCGATCCTCCTGCCCCAACCCCACCCCAACCCAAACCCAACCCAACCAGACCTTTCAAGTTCCTTCTCGTGGCCATCGCAGCACTTATCTTCCTCTCCGTCTCTGCCATCCTCATCGGCGTTCTCGTCCGCACCAAAGCCAACCACTCCGACCCCAACTCCAACCTCAACCGTTCTCCAACCCAAGCAATCTCTCGAACTTGCGAGCTCACTCGCTACCCAACTCTATGCGTGAGCTCACTCCTCGACTTCCCCGGCGCGCTCCAGGCCGGTGAACGTGACTTGGTCCACATAACTCTAAACATGACCTTCCAACGCGTCGCGCACGCGCTCTACGGCGCGTCAGCCATTGCCGGCACTAACATGGACGCTCTCTCCCGTGCCGCCTACGACGATTGCATGGAACTCTTGGACGCATCTCTCGATCAGTTGTCTCAGTCTCTGCGTGTCGTTTCACCGACCGCTGCTGCGCCTCGCTTGCGCGGCGCGTCCGATGAGGACGTGCTCACTTGGCTTAGCGCCGCACTCACCAATCAAGACACCTGCAATGAAGGCTTAGATGTGGTCACTAACAAGTCTAATGTGAAGGATCAGATGCAGGGTTACTTGAGAGATGTTGCTGAATTAGTTAGTAATTGTCTTGCTATATTTTCAGTGGCTAGTAGGAATCAAGATTTCTCTGGCATTCCTATTCAGAATAAGCGAAGGCTGATGGGTGCTCAGACTGATCAGGAGGAGTTCTTTCCTGAATGGGTGAAGGCTGGAGATAGAGTTTTGCTTCAGGTGCCTGCTAGCAGTATTACTGCTGATTTTGTTGTGTCTAAGGATGGGAATGGGACTTATAAGTCTATTGCTGATGCTGTTAAGGCTGCTCCAGAGTATAGTACTCGCAGGATTGTTGTCTACGTCAAGGCTGGCACTTACTTTGAGAACATCAAGGTTGGGAGGAaaaagactaatattatgttcaTTGGTGATGGAAAAGGCAAAACCATTGTTTCTGGTTCTCGCAGTGTTGCTCAACTCTACACTACTTTTCACACCGCAACATTTG CTTCAACTGGGGCAGGATTCATAATGAGAGACATGACGATACAAAACACAGCAGGGCCGGGGGAACACCAGGCGGTGGCGCTCCGTGTCGGAGCAGACCATGCTGTTGTTTACCACTGCAACATCATCGGTTATCAGGACACACTTTACGTCCATTCACAGCGTCAATTTTTCCGGGAATGTGATATATACGGTACCGTAGATTTCATCTGCGGTAACGCTGCAGTTGTGCTGCAAAACTGCAGCCTTTGGGCAAGAAAACCAATGCAAATGCAAAAGAACACGATCACCGCACAAAACCGGAAAGATCCAAACCAAAACACCGGCATTTCAATCCATGCTTGTCGGATAGTGGCAACTAGTGATCTAGCAGCAGAACGTGGGAACTACCCTACTTATCTTGGTCGTCCTTGGAAACTTTATTCAAGAACCGTGTACATGATGTCCTACATTGGAGACCATGTTCACCCGGCCGGTTGGTTGGAATGGAACTCTACCTTTGCTTTGAATACACTTTACTACGGTGAATACATGAACTACGGCCCTGGTGCCGCCGTGGGGAAACGGGTCACTTGGCCTGGTTACCGAGTCATCACTGTGGCTGCTGAAGCTATGAAATTTACTGTGGGACAGTTTATTTCAGGCTCTTCTTGGCTGCCACCTACCGGGGTGTCTTTCTTGGCTGGTTTGTCACTTTGA